One segment of Brassica napus cultivar Da-Ae chromosome C3, Da-Ae, whole genome shotgun sequence DNA contains the following:
- the LOC106435055 gene encoding malate dehydrogenase 1, mitochondrial-like: MFRSALVRSSASAKQSLLRRSFSSGSVPERKVAILGAAGGIGQPLALLMKLNPLVSSLSLYDIANTPGVAADVGHINTRSQVVGYMGDDELAKALEGADLVIIPAGVPRKPGMTRDDLFNINAGIVKNLCSAIAKYCPHALVNMISNPVNSTVPIAAEIFKKAGMYDEKKLFGVTTLDVVRAKTFYAGKANVPVAEVNVPVIGGHAGVTILPLFSQATPQANLSGDVLTALTKRTQDGGTEVVEAKAGKGSATLSMAYAGALFADACLKGLNGVPDVVECSYVQSTITELPFFASKVRLGKNGVEEVLDLGPLSDFEKEGLEALKPELKSSIEKGVKFANQ, encoded by the exons ATGTTCAGATCCGCGCTTGTCCGATCCTCCGCCTCGGCGAAGCAGTCGCTTCTCCGCCGCAGCTTCTCATCCGGATCGGTCCCCGAGCGAAAAGTCGCCATCTTGGGAGCCGCCGGTGGAATCGGCCAGCCTCTGGCTCTCCTCATGAAACTCAACCCCCTCGTCTCAAGCCTCTCCCTCTACGATATCGCCAACACGCCCGGAGTCGCCGCTGATGTCGGTCACATCAACACCAGATCTCAG GTTGTTGGATACATGGGAGATGATGAGTTGGCGAAAGCTCTTGAAGGAGCTGACCTCGTTATCATTCCAGCTGGTGTCCCCAGGAAGCCTGGTATGACCCGTGATGATCTTTTCAACATCAATGCTGGCATTGTCAAGAACCTTTGCTCTGCCATCGCCAAGTACTGCCCTCAT GCGCTTGTTAATATGATCAGCAACCCTGTGAACTCCACTGTTCCAATTGCAGCTGAGATCTTCAAGAAGGCTGGTATGTACGATGAAAAGAAGTTGTTTGGTGTTACCACTCTTGATGTTGTTAGGGCCAAGACTTTCTACGCTGGAAAGGCTAATGTCCCTGTTGCAG AAGTTAATGTTCCGGTGATTGGTGGTCATGCTGGGGTTACGATCCTCCCACTCTTCTCTCAG GCCACTCCTCAAGCTAACTTGTCAGGTGATGTGCTCACCGCCCTCACCAAGCGCACCCAAGATGGAGGTACAGAAGTCGTGGAAGCGAAGGCAGGAAAAGGTTCAGCTACATTGTCAATGGC ATATGCTGGAGCACTATTCGCTGATGCATGCTTGAAGGGACTCAACGGAGTTCCAGATGTTGTTGAATGCTCATACGTGCAGTCCACAATCACTGAGCTTCCTTTCTTTGCCTCAAAG GTGAGGTTGGGGAAGAACGGAGTGGAGGAGGTTCTTGATTTGGGTCCACTCTCGGACTTTGAGAAGGAAGGCTTGGAAGCACTGAAGCCAGAACTAAAGTCTTCCATCGAGAAGGGAGTTAAGTTTGCCAACCAATGA
- the LOC106435041 gene encoding translation initiation factor IF-2-like, which produces MLLHLGVMMEMKYPIGCVWCFPNAVYLNLKEHIIFRTSNSLASLNSMRQLELKPAATVRTFYNVSEIRSKPRLLKMQATEKDTAEADREVREEERRRKIGLANKGKVPWNKGIKHTQDTRRRIKQRTIEALRNPKVRDKMSEHQQPHSDETKEKIRASMKQIWAERSRSKRLKEKFTSLWSESIAEAARRGGSGEVELDWDSYDKAKQEISSEEKARTKEQNKMRAEEAKTEKKMRRVVERKKEGKERDQRGGKTRKPQQNKESATTASRSKLKKRLTKIHKKKTSLGKIAVGKDRVVSVAAKLEKLDLELIMKERTRGDISLADQIQAAKNQRGNDFSSRFGLFAMKSMDFD; this is translated from the exons ATGTTGCTACATTT AGGGGTAATGATGGAGATGAAATACCCAATTGGATGCGTGTGGTGTTTCCCAAATGCAGTTTATTTGAATCTCAAAGAACACATCATCTTCAGAACATCTAATTCGCTTGCTTCTTTGAATTCTATGAGACAATTGGAGTTGAAACCTGCTGCTACAGTACGGACATTTTACAATGTGAGTGAGATTCGTAGCAAGCCAAGACTTTTAAAGATGCAGGCTACGGAGAAAGATACTGCTGAAGCTGATAGGGAGGTgagagaagaggaaaggagaagGAAGATTGGATTAGCTAACAAAGGAAAGGTTCCATGGAACAAAGGAATCAAACACACTCAAG ACACTCGGAGACGAATCAAGCAGAGGACTATTGAAGCTTTGAGAAACCCCAAG GTTCGGGATAAGATGTCTGAGCATCAACAACCTCACAG TGATGAAACCAAGGAGAAGATCAGAGCTTCAATGAAACAAATTTGGGCTGAAAGGTCAAGATCCAAGAGATTAAAGGAGAAGTTTACTTCACTGTGGTCAGAGAGCATTGCAGAAGCTGCAAGGAGAGGAGGAAGTGGCGAGGTGGAACTCGATTGGGACAGCTACGATAAAGCAAAACAAGAGATTTCATCTGAAGAGAAAGCTAGAACAAAGGAACAAAACAAGATGAGAGCAGAAGAAGCCAAGacagagaagaagatgaggagagttgtagaaagaaagaaagaagggaAAGAGAGAGACCAGAGAGGAGGAAAGACTCGAAAACCACAACAGAACAAGGAGAGTGCAACTACTGCCTCACGTTCTAAACTGAAGAAGAGACTCACaaag ATtcacaagaagaaaacaagtcttGGTAAAATTGCTGTTGGGAAGGATAGGGTGGTTTCAGTTGCAGCCAAGCTGGAGAAATTGGACTTGGAACTGATAATGAAGGAGAGAACAAGAGGAGATATCTCGCTTGCTGATCAGATCCAAGCTGCCAAGAACCAACGAGGAAATGATTTTTCATCAAGATTTGGTCTTTTTGCCATGAAATCAATGGATTTTGATTGA
- the LOC106435053 gene encoding ABC transporter G family member 10, with protein MELPVKAPVSGGRKISYKLETKNLSYRLYGKTSKFSNLCGLLNEKEEKVILKDVSCDARSGEITAIAGPSGAGKTTLLEILAGKVSQGEDSGQVLVNGRPMDGPEYRRVSGFVPQEDALFPFLTVQETLTYSALLRLKTNRKEAEAKVKKLMEELGLEHVADSRIGEGSRSGISGGERRRVSIGVELVHDPNVILIDEPTSGLDSASALQVVMLLKDMTIKQGKTIVLTIHQPGFRILEQINRIVLLSSGLVVQNGSVNSLYQKIKFSGHQIPRRVNVLEYAIDIAGSLEPVMTQSCREISCYGHGKTWKSNNAGREFHQSDSHSNSVLEEVQILGQRSCKNIFRTKQLFTTRALQASIAGLILGSIYLNVGNQKQEGRVLRTGFFAFTLTFLLSSTTEGLPIFLQDRRILMRETSRRAYRVLSYVLADTLIFIPFLLIISMLFATPVYWLVGLRRELDGFLYFSLVIWIVLLMSNSFVACFSALVPNFIMGTSVISGLMGSFFLFSGYFIAKDRIPVYWEFMHYLSLFKYPFECLMINEYRGDVFLKEQDLEESQKWSNLGIMASFIVGYRVLGFFILWYRCCRTKS; from the coding sequence ATGGAGTTACCGGTGAAAGCTCCCGTTTCCGGTGGCCGGAAAATCTCTTACAAACTAGAAACCAAGAATCTATCGTATAGATTATATGGAAAgacttcaaaattttcaaatttatgtgGCTTGTTGAatgaaaaggaagaaaaggtTATCTTGAAGGATGTTTCTTGTGATGCAAGGTCCGGGGAGATCACTGCCATCGCAGGTCCTAGTGGAGCAGGGAAGACAACTTTACTAGAGATACTAGCTGGAAAGGTATCCCAGGGGGAAGATTCAGGGCAAGTGCTTGTCAATGGGAGGCCTATGGATGGTCCTGAGTACAGGAGGGTTTCAGGGTTTGTACCACAAGAAGATGCTCTGTTTCCGTTTCTTACGGTGCAAGAAACACTGACGTACAGCGCACTCCTGAGGCTGAAGACGAACAGGAAAGAGGCGGAGGCCAAGGTGAAGAAGCTGATGGAAGAGCTCGGTCTTGAACATGTAGCGGATTCGAGGATCGGGGAAGGATCAAGATCTGGGATCTCTGGAGGTGAGAGAAGAAGGGTTTCTATTGGAGTTGAGCTTGTTCATGACCCTAATGTTATACTGATTGATGAGCCAACCTCTGGTTTGGACTCAGCTTCGGCTCTTCAAGTTGTGATGCTTCtcaaagacatgacaatcaaaCAAGGTAAAACCATTGTCCTGACGATTCACCAGCCCGGTTTTCGCATTCTCGAGCAGATAAACCGGATCGTGTTGCTGTCTAGTGGACTGGTTGTTCAGAACGGATCGGTTAATAGCCTTTATCAGAAGATCAAGTTCTCTGGTCACCAGATTCCTCGTCGTGTGAATGTCTTGGAGTACGCTATTGATATTGCAGGGAGTCTTGAACCGGTCATGACACAGAGCTGCAGAGAGATCTCGTGTTACGGTCATGGCAAAACATGGAAGAGTAATAACGCAGGAAGAGAGTTTCATCAGTCTGACTCTCACAGCAACTCGGTGTTAGAGGAGGTGCAGATACTTGGGCAAAGATCTTGCAAGAACATCTTCAGAACCAAGCAACTGTTCACAACCAGAGCTTTACAAGCCTCCATAGCCGGTCTAATACTCGGTTCCATTTACCTGAACGTTGGAAACCAAAAGCAAGAAGGGAGAGTCTTGCGAACCGGGTTTTTCGCCTTTACCCTCACTTTCCTACTCTCTTCCACAACAGAGGGACTTCCAATATTCTTGCAAGACCGGAGGATCCTTATGAGAGAGACATCAAGAAGGGCTTACAGAGTTCTGTCTTATGTTTTAGCAGATACCCTCATCTTCATCCCCTTCCTGTTGATCATAAGCATGCTCTTTGCTACACCGGTTTACTGGCTGGTCGGTCTCAGAAGAGAGCTAGATGGGTTCCTCTACTTCTCGTTGGTGATCTGGATCGTTCTGCTAATGTCAAACTCCTTTGTTGCATGTTTCAGTGCTCTTGTCCCAAACTTCATCATGGGGACATCAGTGATCTCAGGTCTCATGGGATCTTTTTTCCTCTTCTCTGGCTATTTCATCGCAAAGGACAGGATCCCGGTTTACTGGGAGTTCATGCATTATCTCAGCCTCTTCAAGTATCCATTCGAATGCCTGATGATCAACGAGTATAGAGGAGACGTGTTCTTAAAGGAACAAGACCTGGAGGAGTCTCAGAAATGGAGCAACCTTGGAATCATGGCAAGTTTCATCGTTGGGTACAGAGTCCTTGGGTTCTTCATCTTGTGGTATAGATGTTGCAGAACAAAAAGCTAG
- the LOC106435054 gene encoding protein DJ-1 homolog B-like, whose translation MAFHCINPITATRFSSTRLHRSTSRRTSRSFSVSATMASPAKRVLIPVAHGTEPFEAVVMIDVLRRGGADVTVASVENQVGVGACHGIKIVADALLSDVNDSVFDLIMLPGGLPGGETLKNCKPLENMVKKQDADGRLNAAICCSPALALATWGLLEGKKATCYPVFMEKLGVTCGKAVESRVEVDGRIVTSRGPGTTMEFSVTLVEQLFGKEKAAEVSAPLVMRPNPGDEYTITELNQMNWSFDSTPQILVPIADGSEEMEAVAIIDFLRRAKANVVVAALGNSLEVVASRKVKLVADVLLDEAEKNSYDLIVLPGGLGGAEAFASSEKLVNMLKKQAESNKPYGAICASPALVFEPHGLLKGKKATAFPAMCNKLSDQSHIEHRVLVDGNLITSRGPGTSLEFALAIVEKFYGREKGLQLAKATLV comes from the exons ATGGCGTTTCACTGTATAAACCCAATCACTGCCACTCGATTCTCTAGCACTAGACTCCATCGCTCAACTTCGAGACGAACTTCTCGATCCTTCTCTGTCTCCGCGACTATGGCTTCACCTGCTAAGCGA GTTTTGATTCCCGTTGCGCATGGTACGGAGCCGTTTGAAGCGGTGGTGATGATCGATGTGCTGCGGCGAGGCGGGGCGGATGTGACGGTGGCGTCCGTCGAGAATCAGGTCGGCGTTGGTGCGTGCCATGGAATCAAGATTGTCGCCGATGCGCTTCTCTCTGATGTTAACGACTCCGTTTTCGACCTTATTATGCTCCCC GGAGGGCTTCCTGGGGGAGAGACTCTTAAGAACTGTAAACCTTTAGAGAATATGGTAAAGAAACAAGATGCTGATGGACGACTCAACGCTGCTATCTGTTGTTCTCCTGCGTTGGCGCTTGCTACTTGGGGTTTACTAGAGGGTAAAAAG GCGACATGTTACCCGGTTTTTATGGAGAAGTTAGGAGTAACCTGTGGAAAAGCTGTTGAGTCAAGAGTGGAAGTAGATGGGAGGATAGTGACTAGTAGAGGGCCTGGAACCACCATGGAGTTCTCTGTCACGCTTGTGGAGCAGCTGTTTGGGAAAGAGAAAGCTGCTGAGGTCTCTGCACCCTTG GTGATGCGTCCCAACCCTGGTGATGAGTACACCATTACCGAACTTAACCAAATGAACTGGTCGTTTGACAGCACCCCACAG ATTCTTGTACCCATTGCAGATGGCTCGGAGGAAATGGAAGCTGTTGCTATCATTGATTTCCTGAGGCGGGCAAAAGCAAATGTCGTCGTTGCTGCGCTTGGTAACAGCTTGGAAGTGGTAGCATCTCGTAAAGTCAAGCTTGTTGCAGATGTGCTTCTCGATGAGGCTGAAAAGAATTCATACGATCTGATTGTGTTGCCT GGTGGTCTCGGTGGTGCTGAAGCATTTGCAAGTTCGGAGAAGCTAGTGAATATGTTAAAGAAGCAAGCGGAATCAAACAAACCATATGGAGCAATTTGTGCCTCTCCTGCTCTGGTATTCGAGCCACATGGTTTACTCAAG GGCAAGAAGGCGACAGCGTTTCCAGCAATGTGCAACAAACTCTCGGACCAGAGTCACATCGAGCATAGAGTCTtagttgatggaaatctcataACGAGCAGGGGTCCAGGAACCTCTTTGGAGTTTGCACTCGCAATTGTAGAGAAGTTTTATGGGCGTGAGAAAGGACTTCAGCTCGCAAAGGCAACACTTGTGTAA